The genomic segment ACATTGGCGATCACGCGGGATGCTGCGATTTCCTCGCCGCTTTCGAGCCGCACGCCAGCCGCCTTCTCGCCATCCACCAACACTTGCGCCACGGGGCTTTCGAGGCTGATCTCCACCCCGCAGGCCTCGCAGACCTTGGCCATGATCTGGGTGATCTGGCCCATGCCGCCCACCGAATGGCCCCATGCGCCCTTCTTGCCGTTCACTTCACCGAAGACGTGGTGCAGCAACACATAGGCGCTGCCCGGCGTATCGGGCGAAGCGTAATTGCCCACCACAGCGTCAAACCCGAAGGCGGCCTTCACGGCCTCGCTCTCAAACCAGCTGTCCAGGAAGCTGCGGGCGGATTTGGTGAACAGGTCCAGCACGTCGCGCTTCTGGCTGAGCGTGAGCTTGGCCAGCCCCCTGCCCTGCAGGGCGCCGTCGATCAGGGTGCGGAAGCCTTCGCCGACATTTGGCGGGGATTTCAGCGCAAGGCCGCGCAGCACTTCGGCCACGGTTTCCAGCGCATCGTAATAATCGGGCAGGACATTGGCATCATGTTCGGAAAACTTGCGAAACTCCGCCTGCGTCCGTTCCAGCCCGCCGCCCAGCTTCAGATAGTCGCCATCTTCCTGCGGCAGGAAATTGGAGATCGGCCGTTCGATCACGCGATAGCCATGATCTTCCAGCCGCATGTCGCGGATGACCTTGGGCTGCAGCAGGCTGACAGTGTAGCTGGCCACCGAATTGCGGAAGCCGGGGTGGAACTCCTCGGTCACCGCCGCGCCGCCCACTACGTTGCGTCGCTCCACAATGCGCACCTTCAGCCCCGCCTGGGCGAGATAGAAGGCACAGGTCAGGCCATTATGGCCCGCGCCGATGATGACGGCATCGTAACGCTTGGTCATTCGCTTCTCCGTAGGGTGCCGGCTTTACCGGGCGTAGCTCCAGCCTCGTTCGGGCTGCTGTTCGAGGCGGGCCTCGGGGATGATGTCACGCATGCGGGCGCAGAAATGGCGCAGGCACACTTCCTTGTCGGACAGCGGGCCCATGGAGAAGCTGCGCGAGCTCATCCCTTCCTGCACGCGGGTGATCAGGGCAGTGTCTTCCGCATTCACCAGCCGGTTGATGCGCCAGTTGAGATAGCGCGCGGCGCGCATTTCCCGCCGGTCATCGTCCAGCACATAGCTGATTTCGCGGATCAGGCTGGTGGTGGGACTGATGGGCAGCCACTGCATGAAGTCCACCTGATCGGGGTAGATGTCGAACGCCACGTTCGGCCAGAGCTTGAAATAGAGCCAGTGGCGCTGGTTCGCTTCCGGCAAATGCGGCACGGGCGGCAGCAGGCGCTGATAGAACCGTTCGGACCAATTGTCCGAAGGGCGTTCCTCCATATCGCCCCACATGCGATCCACATGGGTGCTGGCTTCCACGCCATAGCTCTTGCCGAACAGCCGGGTGAGGCCGGGATGGGCCACCGGGATGTGCAGGCCATCGGAGTAATTATCGCCGATATTCTTCCAGTTCACATCGCGCGGACGCATCGTCACACGGCCAAGCGCCTTCAGTTCCTCAAAACGATAGGGCGCAACCATCGCTTCGTAAGGGGCCATCATGTTTGCGACCGAAGGGCCCTCGTCTTTGAGACGGACGAAAATGAAGCCGCGCCAGATTTCCATGCTCACCGGCGCGAGGCCGTGGCGGCTCTTGTCGAGGCCGGGATAGGAAGGGCTGTCGGGCACGCCGGTCAGCTTGCCGTCCAGTTCGTAAACCCATGCGTGATAGGGGCAGACCAGCTTCTTCGCACAGCCGCTCGATCCATCGACAATGCGCGATCCGCGATGGCGGCACACATTGGTGAAGGCGCGCACCTGCCCATCCTTGCCGCGCACCACGATCACACTTTCCCCGATATAATCGAGGCCGTGCCAATCGCCGGTATTCGGAATGTCGCTTTCATGGCAGACCACCTGCCATGACGATGCAAACACGCGTTCCTTCTCCAGCTCGAAGAATTCCTGATCGTGATAGGTCCAGGCAGGCAGGCTCCAGCCTTCCAGCGGATCGTCATTACGGCTTTGATCGAGGGAGAGAGTTGCCATGCCACCTTCCTTGCTATACGTTCGTATAACAAGCCTATGAGTGCCCGGCAAGCCACATTCACCCGCGCCGCGCCCGATGAACGCCGGCAGAGCCTGATCGAGGCGACGGCCCGCTGTCTGGCGGAAAAAGGCGCGGCGGGCGTATCGGTGCGGACCATCTGCGCAGAAGCGGGCGTCTCCCCCGGCCTGCTGCGCCACTATTTCGCGGGCGTGTCCGATGCGATCGCGGAAACCTATCGCTGGACCGGGCGCCAGATCGCCGATGCGCTGGAAGCCGCAGTGGCGGATGCCCGAGCCGATCCGCGCACAAGGCTGCTGGCCTATCTCACCGCCAGTTTCCGCCCGCCCATTGCCTCGCCCGAATTGCTGGCCAGCTATGTCGCCTTCTGGAGCCTGACCCGCAGCGATCCGGCCATCGCCGGCGTCCGGGCAGAGGTCTATGGCGATTTCCGCGCCGGGCTGGAGGGGTTGATCCGCGAATACCGCCCCGCCCTGCCCGATACGCGGCTGGCCTCCGTCGCGCTCACGGCGCTGATCGACGGGCTGTGGCTGGAACTCTCGCTGGGCGATGCGCCCTTCACCCGATCCGAGGCGGAGGAACTGGCGGAAAAGTGGCTGGACAGTTTGCTGGGGTAGAAAACCCTCTCTCAACGCCCGCTCAGGATGGCGGCCTTGGTGGGTGCCGCAATGGCGCCCCTTAAGCCGCCCTTCCCTCCCGCCGGGACCACCACCAGACCGGCAAGCCCGCCAGCATCAGCACGAGGCTGAGCGCACTGGCCTCAACCCCGGCGCCCCACAGGGTCCAGAGCGAATAGGCAATCCCCACCACGGCAAAGGCGCGGGCGACGCCCAGCTTCAGGGCCGCCAGCGAGCAGGCGAGGTAGAGCCATAGCGTTGCGGAAGTGGCCAGCAGCAGCAGGAACTCGAACAGGCCCTGCATGGACTTGCTGGCATTCATCAGCACGAACAGGCTGGCCAGCACCGATGAGACAATCAGCGCCCTGCGCGGCGTGCCCCGCGCGTCGGTTGCGGCAAAGCGGCGCGGCAGCAATCCGCGCGATGCCATGTCGCGCGGCAATTCACCCTGCAACAGCACCCAGCCATTGAGCGCACCCACGCAGCTGATCACCGCAAAC from the Erythrobacter sp. SG61-1L genome contains:
- a CDS encoding NAD(P)/FAD-dependent oxidoreductase, translated to MTKRYDAVIIGAGHNGLTCAFYLAQAGLKVRIVERRNVVGGAAVTEEFHPGFRNSVASYTVSLLQPKVIRDMRLEDHGYRVIERPISNFLPQEDGDYLKLGGGLERTQAEFRKFSEHDANVLPDYYDALETVAEVLRGLALKSPPNVGEGFRTLIDGALQGRGLAKLTLSQKRDVLDLFTKSARSFLDSWFESEAVKAAFGFDAVVGNYASPDTPGSAYVLLHHVFGEVNGKKGAWGHSVGGMGQITQIMAKVCEACGVEISLESPVAQVLVDGEKAAGVRLESGEEIAASRVIANVGPRLLYDRLVAPSDLTLEFRRRMKGFKAGSGTFRMNVALSELPNFTCLPGVGEHHQSGIILAPTLDYMDEAFLDAKRYGWSKKPIVEMLIPSTVDPTLAPEGQHVASLFCQQFAPELPDGRSWDDEREAAADCIIDTVEAHAPGFRASVIARQIHSPLDLERKFGLIGGDIMHGNMSLDQLWSARPVLGHGSYRGPIKGLYMCGAGTHPGGGVTGAPGHNCAQVVIGDKGGYGRFL
- a CDS encoding aromatic ring-hydroxylating dioxygenase subunit alpha encodes the protein MATLSLDQSRNDDPLEGWSLPAWTYHDQEFFELEKERVFASSWQVVCHESDIPNTGDWHGLDYIGESVIVVRGKDGQVRAFTNVCRHRGSRIVDGSSGCAKKLVCPYHAWVYELDGKLTGVPDSPSYPGLDKSRHGLAPVSMEIWRGFIFVRLKDEGPSVANMMAPYEAMVAPYRFEELKALGRVTMRPRDVNWKNIGDNYSDGLHIPVAHPGLTRLFGKSYGVEASTHVDRMWGDMEERPSDNWSERFYQRLLPPVPHLPEANQRHWLYFKLWPNVAFDIYPDQVDFMQWLPISPTTSLIREISYVLDDDRREMRAARYLNWRINRLVNAEDTALITRVQEGMSSRSFSMGPLSDKEVCLRHFCARMRDIIPEARLEQQPERGWSYAR
- a CDS encoding TetR family transcriptional regulator C-terminal domain-containing protein → MSARQATFTRAAPDERRQSLIEATARCLAEKGAAGVSVRTICAEAGVSPGLLRHYFAGVSDAIAETYRWTGRQIADALEAAVADARADPRTRLLAYLTASFRPPIASPELLASYVAFWSLTRSDPAIAGVRAEVYGDFRAGLEGLIREYRPALPDTRLASVALTALIDGLWLELSLGDAPFTRSEAEELAEKWLDSLLG